A single genomic interval of Catenulispora sp. EB89 harbors:
- a CDS encoding BTAD domain-containing putative transcriptional regulator has product MRYAVLGSLKVWDDAGIEVSVPAGKQSSVLAALLLRPGQVVGFDALVGALWADRPVAGARSGLATYVSRLRAVLGPDGAARVRHEGRGYLFAPESGDEIDHVHAAELECRARAAAAEGRWSPARDAATTALGLWRGEPLADVESDELRGEHLPYLDELRIRLEQLRIDAHLACGDFDAILPSLRALSGTHPLNEPFHERHFLALYGAGRHADAQEWYRQVRLRLREELGSEPSPTLRRFYEETLRGAGVSTLVEQLLGPRSLSRPVVAVPELPMPGALAAVRDAEPFSTDPPFPDQLPPPPRRFVGRAAELARLTEAMDGNHPPELPGLTLLVGMAGVGKSALALTWAHRSAPAFPDGRIYLDLKGFADRGAPLTIDESVRILLDCFGIPEHRMPATAAGRVALYRAVLAGKRVLIVLDNVGHSDQVRPLLPPAGPAQVLATSRNALASLVTIDFARSVSLEPLAAHESRELLNLRLGAARTDGHEGALAAIAEHCAHLPLALVVAAGRAWVRPHTPLEELAAQLSEIGSSLGALDGGDAAVNVRAVLSWSYHQLSPQAARLYRLLALHPGPDSAVGAAASLAGVPVSDAQATLTELVSMNMATADADGRYRRHGLLEAFAAERLAAEEGEGERDAAFRRLVDHYLRAAVSANMFGSTVALPSPADLPPPAPDTVSTSITDTAGGIAWFDGERDVLSALVPAVAAAGLDVEVWQLACALSAGLTRIGRLQEDVANARLALDAARRLADPVAEAHVHRMFGRDLPRLGDPEGGLRHLDLALELYSAAGHAQGIAETKRTVANVRVVQGDLAAAVPLLHEYLAYAEAAEDPHGQASGLNALGWSYAHLGRLPEALACCRKALRLKLATGRLDHIGMLWDSLALVHHRLGELDEALACYRRAIDACLGEGDRTQAALSSMRLGDALRDRGDHGAARATWREALAVFEAARRPEAEMVRERLGGIPRQRSRSG; this is encoded by the coding sequence GTGCGCTACGCGGTGTTGGGGTCTTTGAAAGTCTGGGACGACGCCGGCATTGAGGTTTCGGTACCCGCGGGGAAGCAGAGTTCGGTCCTGGCCGCGTTGTTATTGCGCCCCGGACAGGTCGTCGGGTTCGACGCGCTGGTGGGGGCGCTGTGGGCGGACCGCCCGGTCGCCGGCGCGCGCTCCGGGCTGGCTACGTACGTCTCCCGGCTGCGCGCGGTCCTCGGCCCCGACGGCGCCGCCCGCGTCCGGCACGAAGGCCGCGGCTACCTGTTCGCCCCCGAATCCGGCGACGAGATCGACCACGTGCACGCCGCCGAGCTGGAGTGCCGGGCCCGCGCCGCGGCCGCCGAGGGCCGCTGGTCGCCGGCCCGGGACGCCGCGACCACGGCGTTGGGCCTGTGGCGCGGCGAGCCGCTGGCGGACGTGGAATCGGACGAGCTGCGCGGCGAACACCTGCCGTATCTGGACGAACTACGGATCCGATTGGAGCAGCTGCGGATCGACGCGCACCTGGCCTGCGGCGACTTCGACGCGATCCTGCCCTCCTTACGCGCGTTGTCCGGTACGCATCCCCTGAATGAGCCATTCCACGAGCGGCATTTTCTGGCCCTGTACGGCGCCGGCCGGCACGCCGACGCGCAGGAGTGGTATCGCCAGGTCCGGCTGCGGCTGCGGGAGGAGCTCGGCTCCGAACCCTCCCCGACGCTGCGCCGCTTCTACGAAGAGACCCTGCGCGGCGCCGGTGTCAGTACCCTGGTGGAGCAACTGCTCGGCCCGCGCAGCCTGTCCCGGCCGGTGGTCGCCGTCCCGGAGCTGCCAATGCCGGGGGCGCTCGCCGCGGTCCGCGACGCCGAGCCGTTCTCGACGGACCCGCCGTTCCCCGACCAGCTGCCACCGCCGCCGCGCCGCTTCGTCGGCCGCGCCGCCGAGCTGGCGCGCCTGACCGAGGCGATGGACGGCAACCACCCGCCGGAGCTGCCGGGGCTGACGCTGCTGGTCGGGATGGCCGGCGTCGGTAAATCAGCGTTGGCACTCACCTGGGCCCACCGATCCGCGCCGGCGTTTCCGGACGGCCGGATCTACCTGGATCTGAAAGGGTTCGCGGATCGCGGAGCGCCGCTGACCATCGACGAATCGGTGCGGATCCTGTTGGACTGCTTCGGGATTCCCGAGCATCGGATGCCGGCCACCGCCGCCGGTCGGGTCGCGCTGTACCGCGCGGTCCTGGCCGGCAAGCGGGTGCTGATCGTGCTGGACAACGTCGGGCACTCCGACCAGGTGCGTCCGCTGCTGCCGCCGGCCGGCCCCGCGCAGGTGCTGGCGACCAGCCGGAACGCGTTGGCCAGCCTGGTGACCATCGACTTCGCGCGCAGCGTCAGCCTGGAGCCGTTGGCGGCGCACGAGTCGCGGGAACTGCTGAACCTGCGGTTGGGAGCCGCGCGCACCGACGGTCACGAGGGCGCGCTCGCGGCCATCGCAGAACACTGCGCTCACCTGCCGTTGGCGCTCGTGGTGGCGGCGGGGCGGGCATGGGTCCGGCCGCACACGCCCTTGGAGGAGCTGGCTGCGCAGCTCAGCGAGATCGGCAGCAGCCTCGGCGCGCTGGACGGCGGGGACGCGGCGGTGAACGTCCGGGCTGTGCTGTCGTGGTCGTATCACCAGCTCAGCCCGCAGGCGGCGCGCTTGTACCGGCTGTTGGCGTTGCATCCGGGCCCTGACTCGGCGGTGGGCGCGGCGGCGTCACTCGCCGGGGTGCCGGTGTCCGACGCGCAGGCCACGCTGACTGAGCTGGTGTCGATGAACATGGCGACGGCGGACGCGGACGGCCGGTATCGGCGGCACGGCCTGCTGGAGGCGTTCGCCGCCGAGCGGTTGGCGGCGGAGGAAGGCGAAGGGGAGCGGGACGCCGCGTTCCGGCGGCTCGTGGACCACTACCTGCGCGCGGCGGTCAGCGCGAACATGTTCGGCTCGACGGTCGCGCTGCCGTCTCCGGCGGACCTGCCGCCGCCGGCCCCGGACACGGTGAGCACGTCGATCACCGACACGGCCGGCGGTATCGCGTGGTTCGACGGGGAGCGTGATGTTCTCAGTGCTCTGGTTCCGGCGGTGGCGGCGGCGGGTCTGGACGTCGAGGTGTGGCAGCTGGCGTGCGCGCTGTCGGCTGGTCTGACGCGGATCGGGCGCCTCCAGGAGGACGTCGCCAACGCGCGGTTGGCGCTGGACGCGGCGCGACGGCTGGCGGATCCGGTCGCGGAGGCGCATGTGCACCGGATGTTCGGCCGCGATCTGCCGCGGCTGGGCGATCCCGAGGGCGGGCTGCGCCACCTCGACCTCGCGCTGGAGTTGTACAGCGCGGCCGGGCACGCGCAGGGGATCGCGGAGACCAAGCGGACGGTGGCGAACGTGCGCGTGGTGCAGGGGGATCTGGCGGCGGCGGTGCCGCTGCTGCACGAGTACCTGGCATACGCGGAGGCCGCCGAGGATCCGCACGGGCAGGCGTCGGGGCTGAACGCGCTGGGCTGGAGCTACGCGCACCTCGGGCGATTGCCCGAGGCGCTGGCGTGCTGTCGCAAGGCGCTGAGGCTCAAGCTCGCGACCGGCCGGCTGGACCACATCGGGATGCTGTGGGACAGCCTGGCGCTGGTGCACCACCGGCTCGGCGAGCTGGATGAGGCGCTGGCCTGCTACCGGCGGGCGATCGACGCGTGCCTCGGCGAGGGGGACCGGACGCAGGCGGCGCTGTCGTCCATGCGGTTGGGCGACGCGCTTCGCGACCGGGGCGATCACGGCGCTGCCCGGGCCACGTGGCGCGAGGCGCTGGCGGTTTTCGAGGCGGCTCGGCGGCCGGAGGCGGAGATGGTGCGGGAGCGGTTGGGCGGGATTCCTCGGCAGCGGTCGAGGTCGGGGTGA
- a CDS encoding MBL fold metallo-hydrolase, giving the protein MASQPAYQLTTQVWRIPAGPFDFVNSFAIVEDDGRVSLVDTGMPSSMKRIEAGLKAIGKGVPDVHRIVLTHAHGDHAGGAAKLKERTDADISISAIDAPFARDGFAPPRDGSTVGGKFLNLLGRRGNKFAKVIIGEEFADGDVLPVGGGLRVVHTPGHTPGHVALLHEADGVLITGDSIWNVRKMGWGVRAFCTDIKLNQKTADVLGEMDYEIAAFTHGKHVTQNARETVRRFLKEAKRA; this is encoded by the coding sequence ATGGCCAGCCAACCCGCGTACCAGCTGACCACCCAGGTGTGGCGGATTCCGGCCGGACCATTCGATTTCGTCAACAGCTTCGCGATCGTGGAGGACGACGGCCGGGTCTCGCTCGTCGACACCGGCATGCCGAGCTCGATGAAGCGGATCGAGGCCGGGCTGAAGGCGATCGGCAAGGGCGTGCCGGACGTGCACCGCATCGTGCTGACCCACGCGCACGGCGACCACGCCGGCGGCGCCGCGAAGCTGAAGGAGCGCACTGACGCCGACATCTCGATCAGCGCCATCGACGCCCCGTTCGCCCGCGACGGCTTCGCGCCGCCCCGCGACGGCTCCACGGTCGGCGGCAAGTTCCTGAACCTGCTCGGCCGCAGGGGCAACAAGTTCGCCAAGGTGATCATCGGCGAGGAGTTCGCCGACGGCGACGTCCTACCGGTCGGCGGCGGCCTGCGCGTGGTGCACACCCCCGGCCACACGCCGGGGCACGTGGCGCTGCTGCACGAGGCCGACGGCGTCCTGATCACCGGCGACTCGATCTGGAACGTCCGCAAGATGGGCTGGGGCGTCCGCGCCTTCTGCACCGACATCAAGCTGAACCAGAAGACCGCGGACGTCCTCGGCGAGATGGACTACGAGATCGCCGCATTCACCCACGGCAAGCATGTGACCCAGAACGCCCGCGAAACCGTGCGGCGATTCCTCAAGGAGGCAAAACGCGCATGA
- a CDS encoding GNAT family N-acetyltransferase: MTDLHTDRLRLHPLTVEEGRRIVDTTPAAADTWAEDFPMQDDRDGVKGFLAAAEAGHDAGPFGCYRIDRDGAAIGTIGFYGPPDEDGQVMFGYGLVPGARGAGYATEALAGLVAMCRSHEAVRAMVADTEASNVASQRVLDKTGFALVKEEGGMYYYRLEVAKG, translated from the coding sequence ATGACCGACCTGCACACCGACCGGCTCCGCCTGCACCCGCTCACGGTCGAGGAGGGACGCCGCATCGTGGACACCACCCCCGCCGCCGCCGACACCTGGGCCGAGGACTTCCCGATGCAGGACGACCGCGACGGCGTGAAGGGCTTCCTCGCCGCGGCCGAGGCAGGCCACGACGCGGGCCCCTTCGGCTGCTACCGCATCGACCGCGACGGCGCCGCGATCGGCACCATCGGCTTCTACGGCCCCCCGGACGAGGACGGCCAGGTGATGTTCGGCTACGGCCTGGTCCCCGGCGCCCGCGGCGCCGGCTACGCGACCGAGGCCCTGGCGGGCCTGGTGGCGATGTGCCGTTCGCACGAGGCGGTGCGGGCCATGGTCGCCGACACCGAGGCGAGCAACGTGGCCTCGCAGCGGGTGCTGGACAAGACCGGGTTCGCGCTGGTGAAGGAGGAGGGCGGGATGTACTACTACCGGCTTGAGGTGGCCAAGGGCTGA
- a CDS encoding LacI family DNA-binding transcriptional regulator has product MRVTIAHVALRAGVSKATVSRVLNGKGETDAATEARVRRVVKELGYVPSARAVSLAKGRTGVVGVLAPTLTRPWIAQVMQGVADSMERSGHGLMLFTRGLGDDSFRRFAGHVDANAFDGLLVIEPEETAPAVAKMAAAGLPVVLISDREAGPGTPVVATGNQPGARQAAQHLLALGRRRPLVVGGPEGYDCAVSRITAFTDAFAEAGFPIPPQARFPGDYSGESGRVAVSSAVADGVEFDAVFTHNDLSASGVLQMLTQVGRPVPHDVAVASFDDAGHAALTAPPLTAVRRPLRDMGAEAARLLAAALDGGAAAAAAAAGAVDAAGPVAIATELVVRESTVGVR; this is encoded by the coding sequence ATGCGGGTCACCATCGCCCACGTGGCGTTGCGGGCCGGGGTCAGCAAGGCCACGGTGTCGCGGGTGCTCAACGGCAAGGGGGAGACGGACGCGGCCACGGAGGCCCGGGTGCGGCGCGTCGTCAAGGAGCTCGGCTACGTGCCCAGCGCCCGGGCGGTGTCGCTGGCCAAGGGCCGGACCGGGGTGGTCGGGGTGCTCGCGCCGACGCTCACGCGGCCGTGGATCGCGCAGGTCATGCAGGGCGTCGCGGACTCGATGGAGCGCAGCGGGCACGGCCTGATGCTGTTCACCCGGGGCCTCGGCGACGACTCCTTCCGCCGCTTCGCCGGCCACGTCGACGCCAACGCCTTCGACGGCCTGCTGGTGATCGAGCCGGAGGAGACGGCGCCCGCGGTGGCCAAGATGGCCGCCGCCGGCCTGCCGGTGGTCCTGATCAGCGACCGCGAGGCCGGCCCGGGCACCCCGGTGGTGGCGACCGGCAACCAGCCGGGCGCCCGCCAGGCGGCGCAGCACCTGCTGGCGCTGGGGCGGCGACGGCCGCTGGTGGTCGGCGGCCCGGAGGGCTACGACTGCGCGGTCTCGCGCATCACGGCCTTCACGGACGCGTTCGCCGAAGCGGGCTTCCCGATACCGCCGCAGGCACGGTTCCCCGGCGACTACTCGGGCGAGTCGGGCCGCGTGGCGGTGTCGAGCGCGGTGGCGGACGGCGTCGAGTTCGACGCGGTGTTCACGCACAACGACCTGTCGGCCTCGGGCGTGCTGCAGATGCTGACCCAGGTCGGCCGGCCGGTCCCGCACGACGTGGCGGTGGCGAGCTTCGACGACGCCGGGCACGCCGCGCTCACGGCACCGCCGCTGACCGCGGTGCGGCGGCCGCTGCGCGACATGGGGGCGGAGGCGGCGCGGTTGTTGGCGGCGGCGCTGGACGGCGGGGCGGCGGCTGCGGCCGCGGCCGCGGGGGCGGTGGACGCGGCGGGGCCGGTGGCGATCGCGACGGAGTTGGTGGTGCGGGAGTCGACGGTCGGGGTGCGGTGA
- a CDS encoding pyridoxamine 5'-phosphate oxidase family protein, whose product MATWQQFADAAPDLATAVRARLTATKHHVLATLRKDGAPRVSGTEVDLTEDGHLRLGSMADARKGKDLKRDGRFALHANPGDGSMDAGDAKLSGVATALPGAGPDDAFELDLREVVLTTVENDELVIRLWTPEGGAREIRRK is encoded by the coding sequence ATGGCTACCTGGCAGCAGTTCGCAGACGCCGCCCCCGACCTCGCCACCGCGGTCCGGGCCCGCCTCACAGCAACGAAGCACCACGTCCTCGCCACCCTGCGCAAGGACGGCGCACCCCGCGTCAGCGGCACCGAAGTCGACCTCACCGAAGACGGCCACCTCCGCCTCGGCTCAATGGCCGACGCACGCAAAGGCAAGGACCTCAAGCGCGACGGCCGCTTCGCCCTCCACGCCAACCCCGGCGACGGCTCCATGGACGCCGGCGACGCCAAGCTCTCAGGCGTGGCGACCGCACTGCCGGGCGCCGGCCCCGACGACGCCTTCGAGCTGGACCTACGGGAGGTGGTCCTCACGACGGTCGAGAACGACGAGCTGGTGATCCGGCTCTGGACACCCGAGGGCGGGGCACGCGAGATCCGCCGAAAGTAG
- a CDS encoding Rrf2 family transcriptional regulator — MKLPTSTEWVLHCAASLAQLQPGDTASAAQLAAYYDLPAPYLAKQLQALTRAGILAATTGPRGGFRLARAAKDVTLLQIVEAVDGAAAPYECREIRQQGRGALAAAECRETCPLARTMAEAHAAWRASLAAVSLGDIVAELPSGAPARTRRILMG; from the coding sequence ATGAAGCTGCCGACCAGCACCGAATGGGTCCTGCACTGCGCCGCCTCCCTGGCCCAGCTGCAACCCGGCGACACCGCGTCGGCGGCCCAACTGGCCGCGTACTACGACCTCCCAGCCCCCTACCTGGCCAAACAGCTCCAAGCACTGACCCGCGCCGGCATCCTGGCGGCCACCACCGGCCCCCGCGGCGGCTTCCGCCTGGCACGCGCGGCGAAGGACGTCACGCTGCTGCAGATCGTGGAGGCGGTGGACGGCGCGGCCGCCCCGTACGAATGCCGCGAGATCCGCCAACAGGGACGCGGCGCACTGGCCGCAGCGGAGTGCCGCGAGACCTGCCCGCTGGCACGCACGATGGCCGAGGCGCACGCGGCTTGGCGCGCGAGCCTGGCGGCGGTGTCGCTGGGGGACATTGTCGCGGAGCTGCCGTCGGGGGCGCCGGCTCGGACGCGGCGGATTCTTATGGGGTGA
- a CDS encoding SDR family oxidoreductase — translation MRIAVAGATGNIGSLTVAALERGGHEVVGISRGQGVDLVSGAGLEQALAGVQAVVDASNGPVGTLEETVAWFGGTTAKLLAAEERAGVRHHVLLSIVGVHRVEGNAHYAGKREQERLVQAGTVPWTIVPATQFHDFPAMVAGWTAQDGVAPIAPLLLQPIAPADVAAVLAMVATGEPKARFADVAGPETQDLVDMARRTLQARGQTVKLVPTWDGGIFGVAMAGNTLLPGEGAHIAPTTFDAWLEQEREAAQK, via the coding sequence ATGCGCATCGCCGTCGCCGGAGCCACCGGCAACATCGGATCCCTCACCGTCGCGGCGCTGGAGCGCGGCGGGCACGAGGTCGTGGGCATCAGCCGCGGGCAGGGCGTGGACCTGGTCAGCGGGGCGGGCCTGGAGCAGGCGCTGGCCGGCGTGCAGGCGGTCGTCGACGCCAGCAACGGGCCGGTCGGCACGCTGGAGGAGACCGTCGCCTGGTTCGGCGGCACCACCGCGAAGCTGCTCGCCGCCGAGGAGCGGGCCGGCGTGCGGCACCACGTGCTGCTGTCGATCGTCGGCGTCCACCGCGTCGAGGGCAACGCCCACTACGCCGGCAAGCGCGAGCAGGAGCGGCTGGTCCAGGCCGGCACCGTGCCGTGGACGATCGTCCCGGCCACCCAGTTCCACGACTTCCCCGCCATGGTCGCCGGCTGGACGGCGCAGGACGGCGTCGCCCCGATCGCCCCGCTGCTGCTGCAGCCGATCGCCCCCGCGGACGTCGCCGCCGTCCTGGCGATGGTCGCCACCGGCGAGCCGAAGGCCCGCTTCGCCGACGTCGCCGGGCCGGAGACCCAGGACCTGGTCGACATGGCGCGCCGCACCCTCCAGGCCCGCGGCCAGACCGTCAAGCTGGTGCCGACCTGGGACGGCGGCATCTTCGGCGTCGCGATGGCCGGGAACACGCTGCTCCCCGGGGAAGGCGCGCACATCGCGCCGACGACGTTCGACGCGTGGCTGGAGCAGGAGCGCGAGGCCGCGCAGAAGTAG
- a CDS encoding response regulator has translation MRIVIAEDTAILRDGLVQLLKSRGQEVVAAVGDAEALLAAVDEHGPDVAVVDIRLPPDHTDEGVRAAVELRRRYPGLGILMFSQYVEARFATDLLAHSSKGVGYLLKERVVDIDDFIDALNRVAAGGTALDPEVVTQLVGANRRPGRAERLTPREAEVMALVAEGRTNAAIAGTLVIGERAVEKHVANIFTKFDLPQTDVDHRRVLAVLRYLGVS, from the coding sequence GTGCGCATCGTCATCGCCGAGGACACCGCGATCCTGCGGGACGGTCTCGTGCAGCTGCTCAAGTCGCGCGGGCAGGAGGTGGTCGCGGCGGTCGGGGACGCGGAGGCGTTGCTGGCGGCGGTGGACGAGCACGGGCCGGACGTCGCGGTCGTCGACATCCGGCTGCCGCCGGACCACACCGACGAGGGCGTGCGGGCGGCGGTCGAGCTGCGGCGGCGGTATCCGGGTCTCGGCATCCTGATGTTCTCGCAGTACGTCGAGGCGCGCTTCGCGACCGATCTGCTCGCGCACAGCTCCAAGGGCGTGGGGTACCTGCTCAAGGAGCGGGTGGTCGACATCGACGACTTCATCGACGCCCTCAACCGGGTCGCCGCCGGCGGCACCGCGCTGGATCCGGAGGTCGTCACGCAGCTGGTCGGGGCGAACCGGCGGCCCGGGCGCGCCGAACGGCTCACGCCGCGCGAGGCCGAGGTCATGGCGCTGGTGGCCGAGGGCCGGACCAACGCCGCGATCGCCGGGACGCTGGTGATCGGCGAGCGTGCGGTGGAGAAGCACGTCGCCAACATCTTCACCAAATTCGACCTGCCGCAGACCGACGTCGACCATCGGCGCGTGCTGGCGGTTCTGCGGTATCTGGGCGTGAGCTGA
- a CDS encoding sensor histidine kinase produces the protein MPTTPPQPAEDAAAPEAPHIGFVAAALYLVASSVLWAVAFVGVSVLMLLGVVLTVTPIGPWVLALAVAAARGFGVLYRGLVLRLFGARLEPPAERTERGALAWRRFMLGGDGGGWTEAAFLSVRLPIALLNLIVGVGLWFYGLLWVFWPLMRNWDDLYTREPDGTVHRGLHIFGFWFDTLQRSFLLTIAGLLVVALAAWTARKLVALDLRFYRVVLGSGRMAARVQQLERSRSYAVDDSAATLRRIERDLHDGAQARLVALGMQLVMLKDSLDGRSAESAESAEDARLEHSRGLVDQAQLTAKTAIAELRDLVRGIHPPTLDQGLETALRTLTAHGPIPTSLTVRVPDPRPAAAIETMAYFCAAELLTNAAKHAHAMCATVTVEADGRHLMLRVMDDGRGGARMRPGGGLAGLADRVGTVDGTIEIESPAGGPTVVTVALPMKA, from the coding sequence ATGCCCACCACGCCACCGCAGCCTGCCGAGGACGCCGCCGCCCCCGAGGCCCCGCACATCGGCTTCGTCGCGGCGGCGCTCTACCTCGTGGCCAGCTCCGTGTTGTGGGCCGTCGCGTTCGTCGGCGTCAGTGTCCTGATGCTGCTCGGCGTGGTGCTCACGGTGACGCCGATCGGGCCCTGGGTGCTCGCGCTCGCGGTGGCGGCGGCGCGCGGGTTCGGGGTGCTGTACCGGGGGCTGGTGCTGCGGCTGTTCGGGGCGCGGCTGGAGCCGCCGGCCGAACGGACCGAGCGCGGGGCGCTGGCCTGGCGCCGTTTCATGCTCGGCGGCGACGGCGGCGGCTGGACGGAGGCCGCGTTCCTGTCCGTACGGCTGCCGATCGCGCTGCTGAACCTGATCGTCGGCGTCGGGCTGTGGTTCTACGGACTGCTGTGGGTGTTCTGGCCGCTGATGCGGAACTGGGACGACCTCTACACGCGCGAACCCGACGGCACCGTCCACCGGGGCCTCCACATCTTCGGGTTCTGGTTCGACACCCTCCAGCGCTCGTTCCTGCTCACGATCGCCGGGCTGCTGGTGGTCGCGCTGGCGGCGTGGACGGCGCGCAAGCTGGTGGCGCTGGACCTGCGGTTCTATCGCGTGGTCCTCGGCTCGGGACGGATGGCGGCGCGCGTGCAGCAGTTGGAGCGGTCGCGCAGCTACGCGGTCGACGACTCGGCGGCGACGTTGCGCCGGATCGAGCGCGACCTGCACGACGGGGCGCAGGCGCGGCTGGTCGCGCTGGGGATGCAGCTGGTGATGCTGAAGGACAGCCTGGACGGCCGGTCGGCCGAGTCGGCGGAGTCGGCGGAGGACGCGCGGTTGGAGCACAGTCGCGGCCTGGTCGACCAGGCGCAGCTCACGGCGAAGACGGCGATAGCGGAACTGCGTGACCTGGTGCGCGGCATTCATCCGCCGACGTTGGACCAGGGGTTGGAGACGGCGCTGCGGACGCTGACCGCCCACGGTCCCATCCCGACTTCGCTGACCGTGCGGGTGCCGGATCCGCGACCGGCCGCAGCGATCGAGACCATGGCGTACTTCTGTGCCGCGGAACTGCTCACCAACGCGGCGAAGCACGCGCATGCCATGTGCGCGACCGTGACGGTCGAGGCCGATGGCCGCCACCTGATGCTGCGCGTCATGGACGACGGTCGCGGCGGTGCGCGGATGCGGCCCGGGGGCGGGTTGGCGGGGCTCGCCGATCGGGTCGGCACGGTGGACGGGACGATCGAGATCGAGAGCCCGGCCGGTGGGCCGACGGTGGTGACGGTCGCGCTGCCGATGAAGGCGTGA
- a CDS encoding LysR substrate-binding domain-containing protein, with product MIEVRLLRSFAVIAELGSFTEAARHLHVSQPALSQQIKALEHQLRTPLFVRSSGPTRPTPAGEQLLRHALRVLAAVDDATDAMLGLASARTGRLRVGVVVGGFWDILHPVLRALAEEVPEARFRVRQIPSQDQLAAVRRGDVEVALYRRIAEESEDGLVVTPLRGDPLIAVVAEDHPALRPDGTLPLADLAGERFVAFRRVWMPLTYDRCLAACHDAGFTPDIAEHCEDPLTMAFAVAGGAVALTGAGMAGRYPGLAYPVVTPVRSIAEVSLAWRQDADNPLLPVFAKQVLALCGDPVEYWR from the coding sequence GTGATCGAAGTCCGCTTGCTGCGCTCGTTCGCGGTGATCGCCGAGCTGGGGTCGTTCACCGAGGCCGCGCGGCATCTGCACGTCTCGCAGCCGGCGCTGAGCCAGCAGATCAAGGCCCTGGAGCACCAGCTGCGGACGCCGCTGTTCGTCCGCTCGTCCGGCCCCACGCGCCCCACGCCGGCCGGCGAGCAGCTGCTCCGCCACGCCCTGCGCGTCCTGGCCGCGGTCGACGACGCCACCGACGCGATGCTCGGCCTGGCCTCCGCGCGCACCGGGCGCCTGCGGGTCGGAGTGGTGGTCGGCGGCTTCTGGGACATCCTGCATCCGGTGCTGCGCGCGCTGGCCGAGGAGGTGCCGGAGGCCAGGTTCCGGGTCCGGCAGATCCCCTCGCAGGACCAGCTGGCCGCGGTCCGCCGGGGCGACGTCGAGGTGGCGCTCTACCGCCGCATCGCCGAGGAGTCCGAGGACGGCCTGGTCGTCACCCCGCTGCGCGGCGACCCGCTGATCGCCGTCGTCGCCGAGGACCACCCCGCACTCCGCCCCGACGGCACGCTCCCCCTCGCCGACCTGGCCGGCGAGCGCTTCGTCGCCTTCCGCCGGGTGTGGATGCCGCTGACCTACGACCGCTGCCTGGCAGCCTGCCACGACGCCGGCTTCACCCCCGACATCGCAGAGCACTGCGAGGACCCGCTGACCATGGCCTTCGCCGTCGCGGGCGGCGCGGTCGCCCTGACCGGCGCGGGCATGGCCGGGCGCTATCCGGGGCTGGCGTACCCGGTGGTCACGCCGGTCCGCTCAATCGCGGAGGTGTCGCTGGCCTGGCGGCAGGACGCCGACAACCCGCTGCTGCCGGTGTTCGCCAAGCAGGTGCTGGCGTTGTGCGGGGATCCGGTCGAATACTGGCGATGA
- a CDS encoding DUF6230 family protein, whose protein sequence is MNPAESAPPPRRGTRWGRAALVLVPALTIAAGFGTAIATGTLATQVSVEGGSGTLATSSLYGTDFGLVVAPEQYTKPDGSSGTRDVLRMAFANGQINGLCIAVPQTVGPLSVVLMITANDNNPGTWEIKASNIVIDLTRATGQLNLNGVVGTSGFTNPEVLIGDDSAAITVGTPPLTGWGGSGLGGQPGWWGIKAGVAKFGPVTAQVQELTILGALQVPNLSLSVAPQGATCPAPAAPVGAPVGAPS, encoded by the coding sequence GTGAACCCGGCCGAGTCCGCACCGCCGCCTCGCCGCGGCACGCGCTGGGGCCGCGCGGCGCTGGTTCTCGTCCCGGCCCTGACGATCGCGGCGGGCTTCGGCACGGCGATCGCCACCGGCACGCTCGCCACCCAGGTCAGCGTCGAGGGCGGCAGCGGGACCCTGGCCACCAGCTCGCTCTACGGCACGGACTTCGGGCTCGTCGTCGCCCCGGAGCAGTACACGAAGCCGGACGGCAGCAGCGGGACCCGCGACGTGCTGCGCATGGCGTTCGCGAACGGGCAGATCAACGGCTTGTGCATAGCGGTGCCCCAGACGGTCGGGCCGCTCAGCGTGGTGCTGATGATCACCGCGAACGACAACAACCCCGGTACCTGGGAGATCAAGGCCTCCAACATCGTCATCGACCTCACGAGGGCGACCGGCCAGCTGAACCTCAACGGCGTGGTCGGCACATCCGGCTTCACCAACCCCGAGGTGCTGATCGGCGACGACTCCGCCGCGATCACCGTCGGCACGCCGCCGTTGACCGGCTGGGGCGGCTCCGGCCTCGGCGGCCAGCCGGGCTGGTGGGGCATCAAGGCCGGCGTGGCGAAGTTCGGCCCGGTGACGGCGCAGGTCCAGGAGCTGACCATCCTCGGTGCCCTGCAGGTCCCGAACCTGTCGCTGTCGGTCGCACCGCAGGGTGCGACGTGTCCGGCGCCGGCCGCGCCGGTGGGTGCGCCGGTGGGTGCGCCGAGCTGA